The Megalobrama amblycephala isolate DHTTF-2021 linkage group LG7, ASM1881202v1, whole genome shotgun sequence genome window below encodes:
- the LOC125272055 gene encoding uncharacterized protein LOC125272055, which translates to MCTSVTMKIFTLLCVFLLYGTLPSIQAEKHSLYYIYTALSKPVDLPGIYEFTAMGLLDDTQIDYYNSKEKRKIPKQQWMKEKLKEDYWEKGSQSRKSKEQWFNVNVHIIMDRMRHDNSDLHVLQWRHGCEVEQEGDEVKFLKGISEYGYDGENFLSFDIKEAQWVTFIDAAIPTKRKWDNVPILNQFTKGYLEKECVDWLNKFREFGDEKLRNGSSPDVHVFEQKNTNDETKLKLTCLATGFYPKDVMVTIRKYNTSLPEDEIESTGIRPNHDGSFQMRKSVEIKGKEKDEYDCFVSHKSIKEPIIVTLAAESPNATNPEEPQESDEKHSLYYIYTALSKPVDLPGIYEFSAMGLLDDTQIDYYNSKEKRKIPKQQWMKEKMQEDYWEKGTQSRKSKEQWFNVNIHILMSRMRHNESDLHVLQWRHGCEVEQEGDEVKFLKGIDEYGYDGENFLSFDDKESQWAAFIDEALPTMRKWDNIPILNQYTKGYLEKECVDWLKKFREYGDEKLRNGSSPDVHVFEQKNTNDKSKLKLTCLATGFYPKDVILTIRKNHTSLPEDEIESTGIRPNHDGSFQMRKSVEIKGKEKDEYDCFVSHKSIKEPIIIKLAAESQNATNPEEPGGQDSSGESPDIRATVFIFYLSLIFHLIWIF; encoded by the exons ATGTGCACGAGTGTCACGATGAAGATCTTCACTCTGctttgtgtttttcttctttatgGGACTTTGCCTTCAATTCAAGCag AGAAACACTCGCTGTATTACATTTACACAGCCTTGTCTAAACCTGTGGATCTGCCGGGCATCTATGAATTCACTGCTATGGGTCTGCTGGACGACACACAGATCGACTATTACAATAgtaaagaaaagagaaagattCCCAAACAACAGTGGATGAAAGAGAAACTGAAGGAGGATTACTGGGAAAAAGGCTCTCAGTCCAGAAAGAGTAAAGAACAGTGGTTTAATGTGAACGTCCACATTATCATGGACCGCATGAGACACGATAATTCAG ATCTTCATGTTCTTCAGTGGAGACACGGTTGTGAAGTTGAGCAGGAGGGAGATGAAGTGAAGTTTCTGAAAGGCATTTCTGAGTACGGCTATGATGGAGAAAACTTCTTGTCTTTTGATATTAAAGAGGCTCAATGGGTCACCTTTATTGACGCAGCTATACCAACCAAGAGAAAATGGGACAATGTGCCGATCCTAAACCAATTCACCAAAGGATACCTGGAGAAAGAGTGTGTGGACTGGCTCAACAAATTCAGAGAATTTGGAGATGAGAAGCTCAGAAACGGCT CTTCTCCAGATGTCCATGTGTTTGAACAGAAGAATACCAATGATGAAACCAAGCTGAAACTCACCTGTCTGGCCACTGGCTTCTACCCCAAAGACGTGATGGTGACTATTAGGAAATATAACACATCTCTGCCTGAAGATGAGATTGAATCCACAGGAATCAGACCAAACCATGATGGATCCTTCCAGATGAGGAAGAGTGTGGAGATCAAGGGGAAGGAAAAAGATGAATATGATTGTTTTGTGTCCCACAAGAGCATCAAAGAACCAATAATCGTCACACTGG ctgctgaatCACCGAATGCAACTAATCCTGAAGAACCGCAAGAATCTGATG AGAAACACTCGCTGTATTACATTTACACAGCCTTGTCTAAACCTGTGGATCTGCCGGGCATCTATGAATTCAGTGCTATGGGTCTGCTGGACGACACACAGATCGACTATTACAATAgtaaagaaaagagaaagattCCCAAACAACAGTGGATGAAAGAGAAAATGCAGGAGGATTACTGGGAAAAAGGCACTCAGTCCAGAAAGAGTAAAGAACAGTGGTTTAATGTGAACATCCATATTCTGATGAGCCGCATGAGACACAATGAATCAG ATCTTCATGTTCTTCAGTGGAGACACGGTTGTGAAGTTGAGCAGGAGGGAGATGAAGTGAAGTTTCTCAAAGGCATTGATGAGTACGGCTATGATGGAGAAAACTTCTTGTCTTTTGATGATAAAGAGTCTCAATGGGCCGCCTTTATTGATGAAGCTCTACCAACCATGAGAAAATGGGACAATATCCCGATCCTAAACCAATACACCAAAGGATACCTGGAGAAAGAGTGTGTGGACTGGCTCAAAAAATTCAGAGAATATGGAGACGAGAAGCTCAGAAACGGCT CTTCTCCAGATGTCCATGTGTTTGAACAGAAGAATACCAATGACAAAAGCAAGCTGAAACTCACCTGTCTGGCCACTGGCTTCTACCCTAAAGATGTGATCTTGACCATTAGGAAAAATCACACATCTCTGCCTGAAGATGAGATCGAATCCACAGGAATCAGACCAAACCATGATGGATCCTTCCAGATGAGGAAGAGTGTGGAGATCAAGGGGAAGGAAAAAGATGAATATGATTGTTTTGTGTCCCACAAGAGCATCAAAGAACCAATTATCATCAAACTGG ctgctgaatCACAGAATGCAACTAATCCTGAAGAACCTGGTG GACAAGACAGTTCTGGAGAATCACCAGACATCAGGGCGactgttttcatattttatctctctctcatatTTCACTTAATCTGGATATTTTGA